A window of the Cannabis sativa cultivar Pink pepper isolate KNU-18-1 chromosome X, ASM2916894v1, whole genome shotgun sequence genome harbors these coding sequences:
- the LOC133031718 gene encoding antifungal protein ginkbilobin-like protein, giving the protein MGFQHLTFFAIITIGFLYGNLMVTSLPNTEVTTVLCNSGQYTAGDPFATSLAYVLEELLRDTPKHKNYDVYNISPFPNAFAYGHGSCNKNLTSSDCVACLGAAKTAMLGSCQNRIGARAVLHDCAIRYEQYPFTD; this is encoded by the coding sequence ATGGGTTTTCAACATCTGACATTTTTTGCAATAATCACAATTGGATTCTTGTATGGCAATCTTATGGTCACAAGCCTTCCAAACACAGAGGTCACAACCGTGCTGTGCAACTCGGGTCAGTACACAGCCGGCGATCCTTTTGCTACCAGTCttgcttatgttctcgaagaaTTACTAAGAGACACCCCAAAACACAAGAACTATGATGTGTATAACATCTCTCCTTTTCCTAATGCATTTGCGTATGGTCACGGTTCTTGTAACAAAAACCTAACTAGTTCAGACTGCGTTGCTTGTCTTGGTGCTGCCAAAACTGCCATGCTTGGCTCATGTCAAAATCGTATTGGGGCTCGAGCTGTGCTTCATGATTGTGCAATTAGGTATGAGCAATACCCTTTTACTGATTag